A DNA window from Aythya fuligula isolate bAytFul2 chromosome 4, bAytFul2.pri, whole genome shotgun sequence contains the following coding sequences:
- the METAP1 gene encoding methionine aminopeptidase 1 isoform X2, with amino-acid sequence MAAVESRVCETAGCSSEAKLQCPTCLKLGIQGSYFCSQECFKGSWATHKLLHKKANEKAKHEVSSWMLEGDVNTNPWSGYRYTGKLRPHYPLTPTRPVPSYIQRPDYADHPLGMSESEQALKGTSQIKILSPEDIEGMRVVCRLAREVLDVAAMMVKAGVTTEEIDHAVHLACIARNCYPSPLNYYNFPKSCCTSVNEVICHGIPDRRPLQEGDIVNVDITVYRNGYHGDLNETFYVGEVDEGARRLVQTTYECLMQAIDAVKPGVRYRELGNIIQKHAQANGFSVVRSYCGHGIHKLFHTAPNVPHYAKNKAVGVMKPGHVFTIEPMICEGGWQDETWPDGWTAVTRDGKRSAQFEHTLLVTDTGCEILTRRLDSIRPHFMSQ; translated from the exons ATGGCGGCCGTGGAGAGCCGCGTCTGCGAGACCGCCGGCTGCAGCAGCGAGGCCAAGCTGCAGTGCCCCACCTGCCTCAAGCTGGGCATCCAGGGCTCCTACTTCTGCTCTCAG GAATGCTTTAAGGGAAGCTGGGCTACTCACAAGTTACTACACAAGAAAGCAA atgaaaaagctaAACATGAAGTTTCCTCCTGGATGCTGGAAGGTGACGTTAACACAAATCCCTGGTCTGGTTATCGATATACTGGGAAACTCAGGCCACATTATCCCCTG ACACCAACGAGACCTGTGCCAAGTTATATTCAGAGACCAGATTATGCTGATCATCCACTAG GAATGTCTGAATCAGAACAGGCTTTAAAAGGAACCtctcaaataaaaatactctcACCTGAGGATATAGAAGGGATGCGAGTAGTGTGTAGG CTTGCTAGAGAAGTATTGGATGTCGCTGCCATGATGGTGAAAGCAGGTGTGACTACTGAAGAAATTGATCATGCTGTCCATTTA gCTTGTATTGCAAGGAATTGCTATCCTTCCCCTCTGAATTATTATAATTTCCCTAAGTCATGTTGTACATCAGTGAATGAAGTGATCTGCCATGGAATTCCTGACAGGAGGCCGTTACAGGAGGGGGATATTGTTAATG TGGATATTACTGTCTATCGTAACGGCTACCATGGAGATCTGAACGAGACGTTTTACGTTGGAGAAGTGGATGAGGGTGCAAGGAGGCTTGTCCAAACAACGTATGAGTGCCTAATGCAAGCCATCGATGCAG taaAACCGGGTGTTCGGTATAGAGAATTGGGAAACATTATTCAGAAACACGCTCAAGCAAATGGATTCTCGGTCGTTCGGAGCTACTGTGGGCATGGAATCCATAAACTTTTCCATACAGCCCCTAATGTGCCACACTATGCCA AAAATAAGGCGGTTGGAGTCATGAAGCCAGGTCACGTATTTACAATCGAACCAATGATCTGTGAAG GTGGTTGGCAAGATGAAACATGGCCCGATGGTTGGACTGCGGTAACAAGAGATGGGAAGCGATCTGCCCAGTTTGAACACACTCTTCTGGTCACCGATACAGGCTGTGAGATCCTCACTCGGAGGCTAGATAGTATTCGTCCCCATTTCATGTCCCAGTGA
- the METAP1 gene encoding methionine aminopeptidase 1 isoform X1 translates to MAAVESRVCETAGCSSEAKLQCPTCLKLGIQGSYFCSQECFKGSWATHKLLHKKAKDEKAKHEVSSWMLEGDVNTNPWSGYRYTGKLRPHYPLTPTRPVPSYIQRPDYADHPLGMSESEQALKGTSQIKILSPEDIEGMRVVCRLAREVLDVAAMMVKAGVTTEEIDHAVHLACIARNCYPSPLNYYNFPKSCCTSVNEVICHGIPDRRPLQEGDIVNVDITVYRNGYHGDLNETFYVGEVDEGARRLVQTTYECLMQAIDAVKPGVRYRELGNIIQKHAQANGFSVVRSYCGHGIHKLFHTAPNVPHYAKNKAVGVMKPGHVFTIEPMICEGGWQDETWPDGWTAVTRDGKRSAQFEHTLLVTDTGCEILTRRLDSIRPHFMSQ, encoded by the exons ATGGCGGCCGTGGAGAGCCGCGTCTGCGAGACCGCCGGCTGCAGCAGCGAGGCCAAGCTGCAGTGCCCCACCTGCCTCAAGCTGGGCATCCAGGGCTCCTACTTCTGCTCTCAG GAATGCTTTAAGGGAAGCTGGGCTACTCACAAGTTACTACACAAGAAAGCAA aagatgaaaaagctaAACATGAAGTTTCCTCCTGGATGCTGGAAGGTGACGTTAACACAAATCCCTGGTCTGGTTATCGATATACTGGGAAACTCAGGCCACATTATCCCCTG ACACCAACGAGACCTGTGCCAAGTTATATTCAGAGACCAGATTATGCTGATCATCCACTAG GAATGTCTGAATCAGAACAGGCTTTAAAAGGAACCtctcaaataaaaatactctcACCTGAGGATATAGAAGGGATGCGAGTAGTGTGTAGG CTTGCTAGAGAAGTATTGGATGTCGCTGCCATGATGGTGAAAGCAGGTGTGACTACTGAAGAAATTGATCATGCTGTCCATTTA gCTTGTATTGCAAGGAATTGCTATCCTTCCCCTCTGAATTATTATAATTTCCCTAAGTCATGTTGTACATCAGTGAATGAAGTGATCTGCCATGGAATTCCTGACAGGAGGCCGTTACAGGAGGGGGATATTGTTAATG TGGATATTACTGTCTATCGTAACGGCTACCATGGAGATCTGAACGAGACGTTTTACGTTGGAGAAGTGGATGAGGGTGCAAGGAGGCTTGTCCAAACAACGTATGAGTGCCTAATGCAAGCCATCGATGCAG taaAACCGGGTGTTCGGTATAGAGAATTGGGAAACATTATTCAGAAACACGCTCAAGCAAATGGATTCTCGGTCGTTCGGAGCTACTGTGGGCATGGAATCCATAAACTTTTCCATACAGCCCCTAATGTGCCACACTATGCCA AAAATAAGGCGGTTGGAGTCATGAAGCCAGGTCACGTATTTACAATCGAACCAATGATCTGTGAAG GTGGTTGGCAAGATGAAACATGGCCCGATGGTTGGACTGCGGTAACAAGAGATGGGAAGCGATCTGCCCAGTTTGAACACACTCTTCTGGTCACCGATACAGGCTGTGAGATCCTCACTCGGAGGCTAGATAGTATTCGTCCCCATTTCATGTCCCAGTGA